A single region of the Anaerolineae bacterium genome encodes:
- a CDS encoding Response regulator receiver protein in cluster with DNA polymerase III epsilon subunit, which translates to MAKILIAEDERDIRDLIAFTLQFAGHEVITTSNGEEALQAVRAQKPQLVLLDVRMPRLTGYEVCKEIKADPETQTIPVIFLSAKGQEAEIRDGLEAGAEQYLLKPFSPDQLIEQVNKILAKR; encoded by the coding sequence ATGGCAAAAATCTTGATTGCTGAGGATGAACGAGATATCCGAGACTTGATTGCGTTTACCCTTCAATTTGCCGGACATGAGGTGATCACCACCAGCAACGGCGAAGAAGCCTTACAGGCAGTGCGAGCCCAGAAACCCCAACTGGTGCTCCTGGACGTACGCATGCCCAGGTTAACTGGTTATGAAGTCTGTAAGGAAATCAAGGCTGATCCCGAGACACAGACTATTCCGGTGATCTTTCTATCGGCAAAGGGGCAGGAAGCAGAAATCCGCGATGGATTGGAAGCAGGGGCAGAACAGTATCTGCTCAAACCTTTTTCGCCCGATCAACTGATCGAACAGGTGAACAAGATTCTGGCAAAACGCTGA
- a CDS encoding Fibronectin type III domain protein, producing the protein MKSLISFTLTVILIASLILTTLPPSPASAAGTVRYAVPNGLTTGNCDVSWDNACTLQRALAVAVSGDEIWVKQGVHYPGAAGNRRATFTLKNGVAIYGGFNGTENTRDQRNWQTNLTILSGDIDKDDITDPNGVVTDTAKVNGENAYHVVTGSGTDSTAVLDGFIITAGQANGEDPDNSGGGMNNLAGDPTLSNIIFSANQAEYGGGMHNDDGSDPTLTNVTFSANQVTDLGGGMCNSYSDPTLTNVIFSANQAHSGAGMYNYRSDPTLNDVVFYSNTASNGGGMYNADSSPTLTNVTFSANQATYSGAGMMNVESDPDLTNVIFSANQAYSEGGGMYNAYSNPTLTNVTFSANQATYSGGGIYNHSYSSLTLTNVIFWSNTAPSGADLSGSTVTISFSLLQQPRCPSEATCGSGMIFNTDPLFVDADGDDNIPGTPDDNLRLQPGSPAIDAGDTNAIPETITTDLDGNPRLSGAAVDMGAYEYQNPQPYHYLHLTLTGDGSGQVQSNPTGMDCPATRCDYGFPEGSTITLTAIPWATSAVSQWTGCDNPSGNTCTLTMSADREVTVEFSHSPGIFYVASEPQGIGNGSSWDNACTLQTALTHALPNDEIWVKAGVYYPGSRRSDTFSLKNGVAVYGGFAGTETTRNQRNWMANKTILSGDIDKNDTNTDGNFIAETWNDIQGDNAYHVVTSSETNNTAVLDGFIITAGQANVYPNRNGGGMFNSGSPTLSNINFSGNWASENGGGLYNSKYSSPSLSNVTFSGNLARESGGGMYNSTYSSPTLTNVIFSANQVTYYYGGGMYNAGSPTLINVIFSANQAVYGGGGMYNSGSTTLTNVTFSANQATYNGGGMYNSGSLTLTNVIFWSNTATSFVDLYFSDFSTATISFSLLQQTRCPSEATCGSGMIFNTDPLFVDAANGNLRLQPGSPAIDAGDTNAIPETITTDLDGNPRLSGAAVDMGAYEFQDPRTYHYLHLTITGDGSGQVISDPPGIACPSTRCDYGFLADSTITLTAIPWLTSAVSQWTGCDNTSGNTCTLTMSADRDVTVEFSHTPGIIYAAPEPQGIGNGSSWDNACTLQTALSGALSGDEIWVKMGVYTPGAAGDRSATFQLKNGVAVYGGFSGTETARDQRNWMANKTILSGDIDKDDTNTDGNFIAETWNDIQGDNAYHVVTSSETNNTAVLDGFIITAGQANGSYHPNNSGGGMYNAGSPKLTNVTFSGNAASRGGGMYNNNYSSPTLINITFSGNQATYAGGGMYNNIYSSPTLINIAFSGNHSSNFGGGMHNDDNSRPNLTNVIFSRNTASKGGGISNLRSSPTLTNVTFFGNTAYSAGGAIYNYDGSPTLTNIISWGSISNNSNSRPSISYSLLQGTSCPSGATCGDGMIYNTNPRFVDAASGNLRLNFGSPAIDRGAPTGCPSTDLDGLPRPADGDGNGTATCDMGAYEAGQMICDLSPSTGYIFNLNSNVMINTTVTLGNLACLYVDEMETNHPNATPNLQTGRYWLIHGLQTDKQTAATGFTLNLTLPTNFTPDGKDNVCRYSASGWDCDMDSFTSNSITRNGITALSDWAVGNNVGPTAVKLSDMRARLAPSPIVWLFAVTLAIGLWFRKTLSSH; encoded by the coding sequence ATGAAATCCCTCATCTCTTTCACCCTAACCGTAATCCTGATCGCATCCCTGATCTTGACCACATTGCCGCCCTCTCCAGCAAGCGCAGCGGGCACAGTGCGGTATGCCGTGCCCAATGGGTTGACCACGGGGAATTGCGATGTGAGTTGGGACAACGCCTGCACGCTGCAGCGTGCCCTGGCCGTGGCCGTCAGCGGCGATGAAATCTGGGTCAAGCAGGGTGTCCACTACCCCGGCGCAGCCGGCAACCGCAGGGCCACCTTCACCCTGAAAAACGGCGTGGCAATCTACGGCGGCTTCAACGGCACGGAAAACACCCGCGACCAGCGCAACTGGCAAACCAACCTCACCATCCTCAGCGGCGACATTGACAAGGACGACATCACCGACCCGAACGGCGTGGTAACCGACACAGCTAAAGTTAATGGCGAAAACGCCTACCACGTCGTTACCGGCAGCGGGACGGACAGCACCGCCGTCCTCGATGGCTTCATCATCACCGCTGGACAGGCAAACGGGGAGGATCCAGATAATTCTGGCGGTGGCATGAACAACCTCGCTGGCGACCCAACCCTGAGCAACATCATCTTCTCCGCCAATCAGGCAGAATACGGCGGCGGAATGCACAACGACGACGGCTCCGACCCAACCCTGACCAATGTCACTTTCTCCGCCAATCAAGTGACTGATTTAGGCGGCGGTATGTGTAATTCATACAGTGACCCCACCCTGACCAACGTCATTTTCTCCGCCAATCAGGCACACTCCGGCGCCGGGATGTATAACTACAGATCCGACCCAACCCTGAACGACGTCGTTTTCTACAGCAACACGGCAAGCAACGGCGGCGGGATGTACAACGCCGACAGCAGCCCAACCCTGACCAATGTGACTTTCTCCGCCAATCAGGCAACCTACAGCGGGGCCGGGATGATGAATGTCGAATCCGACCCAGATCTGACCAACGTCATTTTCTCGGCCAACCAGGCATACTCCGAAGGCGGCGGGATGTATAATGCTTACAGCAACCCAACCCTGACCAACGTCACTTTCTCCGCCAATCAGGCAACCTACAGTGGCGGCGGGATATACAACCACAGTTATAGCAGCCTGACTCTGACCAATGTCATCTTCTGGAGCAACACCGCCCCCAGCGGCGCCGACCTCAGCGGTAGCACTGTCACCATCTCCTTCAGCTTGCTGCAACAGCCCCGTTGTCCCAGCGAAGCCACTTGCGGTAGCGGCATGATCTTCAACACCGACCCGCTCTTTGTAGATGCCGACGGCGATGACAACATCCCCGGCACGCCTGACGACAACCTGCGCCTGCAACCTGGCTCCCCAGCCATTGATGCAGGGGACACCAACGCCATCCCCGAAACCATCACTACCGACCTGGACGGCAATCCACGCCTTTCCGGAGCAGCCGTAGATATGGGCGCCTATGAATACCAGAACCCCCAACCCTACCACTACCTGCACCTGACCCTCACGGGGGACGGCTCAGGCCAGGTTCAGAGTAATCCCACGGGTATGGACTGCCCTGCCACCCGCTGCGATTACGGTTTCCCGGAAGGTAGCACAATCACTCTGACAGCCATACCCTGGGCAACCTCCGCAGTGAGCCAGTGGACAGGGTGCGATAACCCTTCAGGTAACACCTGTACCCTGACCATGTCGGCTGACCGAGAGGTAACCGTTGAATTCAGTCACTCCCCCGGCATTTTCTACGTCGCCTCAGAACCACAAGGAATAGGCAACGGCTCCTCCTGGGACAACGCCTGCACCCTGCAGACTGCCCTCACGCATGCTCTTCCCAACGACGAAATCTGGGTCAAAGCAGGCGTATATTACCCTGGCTCCAGGCGCAGCGACACCTTTTCCCTCAAGAATGGTGTAGCGGTCTATGGCGGCTTTGCTGGCACGGAAACCACCCGCAACCAGCGCAACTGGATGGCAAATAAGACCATCCTCAGCGGCGATATTGATAAGAACGACACCAACACCGACGGCAACTTCATTGCTGAAACCTGGAACGATATTCAGGGCGACAACGCCTATCACGTCGTCACCAGCAGCGAGACGAACAACACCGCTGTGCTGGACGGCTTCATCATCACCGCCGGGCAGGCAAACGTGTATCCGAATCGCAATGGCGGCGGGATGTTCAACTCCGGCAGCCCGACGCTGTCCAACATTAACTTCTCCGGCAACTGGGCAAGCGAAAACGGCGGCGGATTGTACAACTCCAAGTACAGCAGCCCGTCCCTGAGCAATGTCACCTTCTCCGGCAACCTGGCAAGGGAAAGCGGCGGCGGGATGTACAACTCCACTTACAGTAGCCCGACCCTGACCAACGTTATTTTCTCCGCCAATCAGGTAACCTACTACTACGGCGGGGGGATGTACAACGCCGGCAGTCCAACCCTGATCAATGTCATTTTCTCGGCCAACCAGGCAGTATACGGCGGTGGCGGGATGTACAACTCCGGCAGCACGACCCTGACCAATGTCACCTTCTCCGCCAATCAGGCAACCTATAACGGCGGCGGGATGTACAACTCCGGCAGCCTGACCCTGACTAACGTCATCTTCTGGAGCAACACCGCCACCAGCTTCGTTGACCTTTATTTCAGCGACTTTAGCACTGCCACCATCTCCTTCAGCCTGCTACAACAGACCCGCTGTCCCAGCGAAGCCACTTGCGGCAGCGGCATGATCTTCAACACCGACCCGCTCTTTGTAGATGCCGCTAATGGCAACCTGCGCCTGCAACCTGGCTCCCCAGCCATTGATGCAGGGGACACCAACGCCATCCCCGAAACCATCACTACCGACCTGGATGGCAATCCACGCCTTTCCGGAGCAGCCGTAGATATGGGCGCCTATGAGTTCCAGGACCCCAGAACTTACCACTACCTGCACCTGACCATCACAGGGGATGGCTCAGGCCAGGTTATTAGCGATCCTCCAGGCATCGCCTGCCCTTCCACACGCTGCGATTATGGCTTTCTGGCAGATAGCACAATCACTCTGACAGCCATACCGTGGTTAACCTCCGCAGTGAGCCAGTGGACAGGGTGCGATAACACTTCAGGCAACACCTGTACACTGACCATGTCGGCTGACCGAGATGTAACCGTTGAATTCAGCCACACCCCTGGCATTATCTACGCCGCCCCAGAACCACAAGGAATAGGCAACGGCTCCTCCTGGGACAACGCCTGCACCCTGCAAACCGCTCTCAGCGGCGCATTAAGCGGCGATGAAATCTGGGTCAAGATGGGCGTGTACACCCCCGGCGCAGCCGGCGACCGCAGCGCAACCTTTCAACTGAAAAACGGCGTAGCGGTCTATGGCGGCTTTTCCGGCACGGAAACCGCCCGCGACCAGCGCAACTGGATGGCAAATAAGACCATCCTCAGCGGCGACATTGACAAGGACGACACCAACACCGACGGCAACTTCATTGCTGAAACCTGGAACGATATTCAGGGCGACAACGCCTATCACGTCGTCACCAGCAGCGAGACGAACAACACCGCTGTGCTGGATGGTTTCATCATCACCGCCGGGCAGGCAAACGGTTCATACCACCCCAATAACTCTGGTGGAGGGATGTATAATGCTGGCAGCCCAAAGCTGACGAACGTGACCTTCTCCGGCAACGCAGCAAGCAGGGGCGGCGGGATGTACAATAATAATTATAGCAGCCCGACCCTTATCAACATCACATTCTCCGGCAATCAAGCAACCTACGCCGGCGGGGGGATGTACAACAACATTTATAGCAGCCCAACCCTCATCAACATCGCATTCTCCGGCAATCACTCATCAAACTTCGGCGGAGGAATGCACAACGACGATAATAGCAGACCGAACCTGACCAATGTGATCTTCTCCAGAAATACAGCATCCAAGGGCGGTGGAATATCTAACCTCCGCAGCAGCCCGACCCTGACCAACGTGACTTTCTTCGGCAACACGGCATATAGTGCAGGCGGCGCGATATACAACTACGACGGTAGCCCGACCCTGACCAACATCATAAGTTGGGGCAGCATCTCCAACAACAGCAACAGCAGACCGAGCATCTCCTACAGCCTGCTGCAAGGAACGAGTTGTCCAAGTGGCGCAACATGTGGGGATGGCATGATCTACAACACCAACCCGCGCTTTGTGGATGCAGCCAGCGGCAACCTGCGCCTGAACTTCGGCTCGCCCGCCATTGACAGGGGCGCGCCCACCGGCTGCCCGAGCACCGACCTGGACGGCCTGCCTCGCCCCGCCGATGGAGATGGCAACGGCACCGCCACCTGCGATATGGGCGCTTACGAAGCCGGACAGATGATTTGCGACTTATCTCCCAGTACAGGGTACATCTTTAACCTCAACAGCAATGTGATGATTAACACCACCGTCACCCTGGGCAATCTGGCTTGCCTGTACGTGGACGAGATGGAAACCAATCACCCCAACGCCACCCCCAACCTCCAGACCGGACGCTACTGGCTCATCCATGGCTTACAGACCGACAAACAGACCGCTGCAACCGGCTTCACCCTCAACCTGACCCTGCCCACAAACTTCACCCCGGATGGCAAGGACAACGTCTGCCGCTACTCCGCCAGCGGCTGGGATTGCGACATGGATAGCTTCACATCCAACAGCATCACCCGCAACGGAATAACCGCCCTCTCCGATTGGGCAGTGGGGAACAACGTCGGTCCCACGGCCGTCAAGCTCAGCGACATGCGCGCCCGCCTCGCCCCCTCACCCATCGTCTGGTTGTTCGCCGTCACCCTGGCAATCGGGCTATGGTTTAGAAAAACCCTTTCCTCCCATTAA